The Macaca thibetana thibetana isolate TM-01 unplaced genomic scaffold, ASM2454274v1 unplaced_scaffolds253, whole genome shotgun sequence genome has a window encoding:
- the LOC126947413 gene encoding rho GTPase-activating protein 7-like — protein MDRGERQEVSSVRSLSSTGSLASHAPPSEDAATPRTNSVISVCSSSNLAGNDDSFGSLPSPKELSSFSFSMKGHEKTAKSKTRSLLKRMESLKLKGSHHSKHKAPSKLGLIISGPILQEGVDEEKLKQLNCVEISALNGNRINVPMVRKRSVSNSTQTSSSSSQSETSSAVSTPSPVTRTRSLSACNKRVGMYLEGFDPFNQSTFNNVMEQNFKNRESYPEDTVFYIPEDHKPGTFPKALTNGSFSPSGNNGSVNWRTGSFHGPGHISLRRENSSDNPKELKRRNSSSSMSSRLSIYDNVPGSILYSSSGDLADLENEDIFPELDDILYHVKGMQRIVNQWSEKFSDEGDSDSALDSVSPCPSSPKQIHLDVDNDRTTPSDLDSTGNSLNEPEEPSDIPERRDSGVGASLTRSNRHRLRWHSFQSSHRPSLNSVSLQINCQSVAQMNLLQKYSLLKLTALLEKYTPSNKHGFSW, from the exons ATGGACCGCGGCGAGCGCCAGGAGGTGTCTTCCGTCCGCAGCCTCAGCAGCACTGGCAGCCTCGCCAGCCACGCGCCCCCCAGCGAGGATGCTGCCACCCCCCGGACTAACTCCGTCATCAGCGTTTGCTCCTCCAGCAACTTGGCAGGCAATGACGACTCTTTCGGCAGCCTGCCGTCTCCCAAGGAACTGTCCAGCTTCAGCTTCAGCATGAAAGGCCACGAAAAAACTGCCAAGTCCAAGACGCGCAGTCTGCTGAAACGGATGGAGAGTCTGAAGCTCAAGGGCTCCCACCACAGCAAGCACAAAGCGCCTTCAAAGCTGGGGTTGATCATCAGCGGGCCCATCCTGCAAGAGGGGGTGGATGAGGAGAAGCTGAAGCAGCTCAACTGCGTGGAGATCTCCGCCCTCAACGGCAACCGCATCAACGTCCCCATGGTACGAAAGAGGAGCGTTTCCAACTCCACgcagaccagcagcagcagcagccagtcGGAGACCAGCAGCGCGGTCAGCACGCCCAGCCCTGTTACCAGGACCCGGAGCCTCAGTGCCTGTAACAAGCGGGTGGGCATGTACTTAGAGGGCTTCGATCCTTTCAATCAGTCAACATTTAACAACGTGATGGAACAGAACTTTAAGAACCGCGAGAGCTACCCAGAGGACACGGTGTTCTACATCCCTGAAGATCACAAGCCTGGCACTTTCCCCAAAGCTCTCACCAATGGCAGTTTCTCCCCCTCGGGGAATAACGGCTCTGTGAACTGGAGGACGGGAAGCTTCCACGGCCCTGGCCACATCAGCCTCAGGAGGGAAAACAGCAGCGACAACCCCAAGGAACTGAAGAGGCGCAATTCTTCCAGCTCCATGAGCAGCCGCCTGAGCATCTATGACAACGTGCCGGGCTCCATCCTCTACTCCAGTTCAGGGGACCTGGCAGATCTGGAGAATGAGGACATCTTCCCCGAGCTGGACGACATCCTCTACCACGTGAAGGGGATGCAGCGGATAGTCAATCAGTGGTCGGAGAAGTTTTCTGATGAGGGAGATTCGGACTCAGCCCTGGACTCGGTCTCTCCCTGCCCATCCTCTCCAAAACAGATACACCTGGATGTGGACAACGACCGAACCACACCCAGCGACTTGGACAGCACAGGCAACTCCCTGAATGAACCGGAAGAGCCCTCTGACATCCCGGAAAGGAGGGATTCTGGGGTTGGGGCTTCCCTAACCAGGTCCAACAG GCACCGACTGAGATGGCACAGTTTCCAGAGCTCACATCGGCCAAGCCTCAACTCTGTATCACTACAGATTAACTGCCAGTCTGTGGCCCAGATGAACCTGCTGCAGAAATACTCACTCCTAAAGCTAACAGCCCTGCTGGAGAAATACACACCTTCTAACAAGCATGGTTTTAGCTGGTAA